One Phalacrocorax aristotelis chromosome 10, bGulAri2.1, whole genome shotgun sequence genomic region harbors:
- the UQCRC2 gene encoding cytochrome b-c1 complex subunit 2, mitochondrial, whose translation MRGFPVVARFLSKRLYSLKVAPKVASSATAERVKLSPESEDLEITKLPNGLVIASLENFSPASRIGVFIKAGSRYETSGNLGTAHLLRLASNLTTKGASSFRITRGIEAVGGSLSVYSTREKMTYSVECLRDYVDTVMEYLLNVTTAPEFRPWEVADLQPQLKIDKAIAFQNPQVGVLENLHAAAYKNALANPLYCPDYTIGKITSEQLHHFVQNNFTSARMALVGIGVKHSDLKQVAEHFLNIRSGAGISSAKAVYRGGEIREQNGDSLVHAAIVTEGAAVGSAEANAFSVLQHVLGAGPLIKRGGNVTSKLFQGIAKATTQPFDASALNVNYSDSGLFGIYTISQAPNAGEVIKAALNQIKAVAQGSITDDDVTKAKNQLKATYLMSVETAAGLLNEIGSESLVSGTHTSPSVVAQKIDSVATADVVNAAKKFVNGKKSMAASGDLGNTPFLDEL comes from the exons ATGAGGGGGTTCCCGGTGGTCGCGCGCTTCCTCTCA AAGAGACTTTACTCGCTTAAGGTAGCTCCTAAAGTTGCAAGCTCAGCAACTGCAGAACGAGTGAAATTATCTCCAGAGTCTGAGGATCTTGAG atCACAAAATTACCAAATGGCTTAGTTATTGCATCTCTGGAAAACTTTTCTCCAGCTTCAAGAATTGGTGTGTTTATTAAAGCGGGCAGCAGATATGAAACCAGTGGTAACTTGGGAACTGCTCACTTGCTTCGTCTTGCATCTAATTTG actaCTAAAGGAGCATCTTCTTTCCGGATTACTCGCGGCATTGAAGCTGTTGGGGGTAGCCTAAG tGTGTACTcaacaagagagaaaatgacTTACTCTGTTGAATGCCTGCGTGACTATGT TGATACAGTAATGGAGTACCTTCTTAATGTCACCACAGCACCAGAGTTCAGACCATGGGAAGTAGCTGATCTTCAGCCACAATTAAAAATTGACAAAGCAATCGCATTTCAGAATCCTCAAGTTG GAGTGCTGGAAAACTTGCATGCTGCAGCTTATAAGAATGCTCTGGCAAACCCTTTATATTGTCCAGATTACACAAttggaaaaattacttctgagCAG CTTCACCATTTTGTGCAGAACAATTTCACAAGTGCGAGAATGGCTCTTGTAGGAATAG GTGTAAAGCACTCTGACTTAAAACAAGTTGCAGAGCACTTTCTAAATATCCGAAGTGGAGCTGGTATTTCTAGTGCAAAGGCTGTCTATCGTGGGG GAGAAATCAGAGAACAGAATGGTGATAGCCTTGTCCATGCTGCTATCGTAACAGAAGGAGCTGCTGTTGGAAGCGCAGAAGCAAATGCGTTCAGTGTTCTTCAGCATGTTTTAGGTGCTGGACCCCTTATCAAGAGGGGAGGCAATGTTACCAGCAAATTGTTCCAGGGTATTGCTAAAGCAACTACCCAGCCATTTGAT gCTTCCGCGCTTAATGTTAACTACTCTGATTCTGGGCTCTTCGGGATTTATACCATATCTCAGGCTCCAAATGCTGGTGAG GTCATTAAAGCTGCTTTGAACCAGATAAAGGCAGTTGCTCAGGGCAGCATCACTGATGACGATGTCACAAAAGCAAA AAACCAGCTGAAAGCCACCTATTTGATGTCAGTGGAAACTGCAGCAGGGTTACTGAATGAAATTGGCTCCGAATCTTTGGTTTCTGGCACACACACATCACCATCTGTTGTTGCTCAAAAAATCGACTCTGTAGCCACTGCTGATGTTGTGAAT gCTGCAAAGAAGTTTGTCAATGGGAAGAAATCAATGGCAGCTAGTGGGGATTTGGGAAATACTCCTTTTCTTGATGAGTtgtaa
- the CRYM gene encoding ketimine reductase mu-crystallin isoform X2 encodes MPAYSAADDALTTKLVTFYEHKKDSSVPSHQATVLLFDPRNGSLKAVLDGSVITAKRTAAVSAIATKLLMPAFAEVLCVLGAGVQAYSHYDIFMELFTFKEVRIWNRTKENAVKFANSVNGPVQVCSSAQEAVTGADVIITVTMATTPILFGDWVKPGAHINAVGASRPDWRELDDELMKNSVLFVDSREAALTESGDVILSGAEIFAELGEVLKGTKPALPEKTTVFKSLGMAVEDTIAAKFVYDSWSAGN; translated from the exons ATGCCGGCTTACAGTGCCGCAGACGATGCTCTGACAACCAAGTTGGTGACTTTTTATGAGCACAAGAAGGATTCCTCCGTCCCTTCTCATCAAGCGACTGTCCTCTTATTTGACCCCAGAAACGGTTCTTTAAAAGCC gtcctAGATGGCAGTGTGATTACAGCAAAACGAACAGCTGCAGTTTCTGCGATTGCTACTAAG TTGTTAATGCCAGCTTTTGCAGAAGTGCTGTGCGTTTTGGGAGCTGGTGTTCAAGCATATAGCCATTATGATATCTTCATGGAGCTGTTCACATTTAAAGAG gTCAGGATATGGAATCGCACCAAAGAGAATGCGGTGAAGTTCGCTAATTCAGTTAACGGTCCAGTGCAGGTCTGCTCTTCTGCTCAGGAGGCAGTTACTGGGGCCGATGTGATTATAACAGTCACTATGGCAACAACACCAATTTTATTTGGAGACTGGGTAAAACCAGGTGCTCATATCAATG ctgttGGAGCAAGCAGACCtgactggagggaactggatgaTGAACTGATGAAGAATTCCGTGCTGTTTGTGGATTCCAGAGAAGCTGCTCTTACAGAATCAGGAGATGTTATATTATCAGGG GCAGAGATTTTTGCTGAGCTGGGAGAGGTATTGAAGGGTACAAAACCAGCCCTGCCTGAGAAAACAACGGTGTTTAAATCGCTGG gGATGGCGGTTGAAGATACAATAGCAGCAAAATTTGTTTATGACTCATGGTCAGCTGGTAACTAA
- the CRYM gene encoding ketimine reductase mu-crystallin isoform X1 yields MGSAPPAFIGAEEVEKHLHRASLLLPGLEAALANFSAGAAGGVAQPLRTVVPVRRHGGFLGVMPAYSAADDALTTKLVTFYEHKKDSSVPSHQATVLLFDPRNGSLKAVLDGSVITAKRTAAVSAIATKLLMPAFAEVLCVLGAGVQAYSHYDIFMELFTFKEVRIWNRTKENAVKFANSVNGPVQVCSSAQEAVTGADVIITVTMATTPILFGDWVKPGAHINAVGASRPDWRELDDELMKNSVLFVDSREAALTESGDVILSGAEIFAELGEVLKGTKPALPEKTTVFKSLGMAVEDTIAAKFVYDSWSAGN; encoded by the exons ATGGGCTCGGCTCCGCCCGCCTTCATCGGGGCGGAGGAGGTGGAGAAGCACCTGCACCGGGCCAGCCTCCTGCTCCCGGGGCTGGAGGCCGCCCTGGCCAACTTCTcggcgggcgcggcggggggggtGGCGCAGCCCCTGCGCACCGTGGTGCCGGTGCGGCGGCACGGCGG GTTCCTGGGGGTCATGCCGGCTTACAGTGCCGCAGACGATGCTCTGACAACCAAGTTGGTGACTTTTTATGAGCACAAGAAGGATTCCTCCGTCCCTTCTCATCAAGCGACTGTCCTCTTATTTGACCCCAGAAACGGTTCTTTAAAAGCC gtcctAGATGGCAGTGTGATTACAGCAAAACGAACAGCTGCAGTTTCTGCGATTGCTACTAAG TTGTTAATGCCAGCTTTTGCAGAAGTGCTGTGCGTTTTGGGAGCTGGTGTTCAAGCATATAGCCATTATGATATCTTCATGGAGCTGTTCACATTTAAAGAG gTCAGGATATGGAATCGCACCAAAGAGAATGCGGTGAAGTTCGCTAATTCAGTTAACGGTCCAGTGCAGGTCTGCTCTTCTGCTCAGGAGGCAGTTACTGGGGCCGATGTGATTATAACAGTCACTATGGCAACAACACCAATTTTATTTGGAGACTGGGTAAAACCAGGTGCTCATATCAATG ctgttGGAGCAAGCAGACCtgactggagggaactggatgaTGAACTGATGAAGAATTCCGTGCTGTTTGTGGATTCCAGAGAAGCTGCTCTTACAGAATCAGGAGATGTTATATTATCAGGG GCAGAGATTTTTGCTGAGCTGGGAGAGGTATTGAAGGGTACAAAACCAGCCCTGCCTGAGAAAACAACGGTGTTTAAATCGCTGG gGATGGCGGTTGAAGATACAATAGCAGCAAAATTTGTTTATGACTCATGGTCAGCTGGTAACTAA